In one Drosophila pseudoobscura strain MV-25-SWS-2005 chromosome X, UCI_Dpse_MV25, whole genome shotgun sequence genomic region, the following are encoded:
- the LOC4815578 gene encoding uncharacterized protein: MARLSALGVALLLHSVIGISYYYFFKMGRCSSQPSPILGNWLFTVSVVSVLQAVRLIPSEVPDFTALVLETIMCCFVLDLMLTKLWCRIESLVHCAIVGVLQICPVGDDTFMTYEYWTQAILTTVIGACLLWVTAWAMALPRRLQHGLQCWRRSCHRQLSRMLFSSMETRPPLRQESSLSFAA; this comes from the coding sequence ATGGCTCGACTGTCGGCTTTGGGTGTGGCCTTGCTGCTACATTCGGTGATTGGGATCTCCTACTACTACTTCTTCAAGATGGGGCGTTGCTCCTCGCAGCCCTCGCCCATCTTGGGCAACTGGCTCTTCACGGTCTCCGTCGTTTCCGTGCTGCAGGCGGTGCGCCTGATACCCAGCGAGGTCCCCGATTTCACGGCCCTGGTCCTGGAGACGATCATGTGCTGCTTCGTCCTCGACCTGATGCTGACCAAGCTGTGGTGCCGCATCGAGAGCCTGGTCCATTGCGCCATCGTTGGGGTCCTGCAGATATGCCCCGTCGGCGATGATACCTTCATGACGTACGAGTACTGGACGCAGGCGATCCTCACCACAGTCATTGGAGCCTGTCTGCTCTGGGTGACCGCCTGGGCCATGGCTTTGCCCCGGCGGCTGCAGCATGGGCTCCAGTGCTGGCGCCGTAGCTGCCATCGACAGCTCTCCCGTATGCTCTTCTCCAGCATGGAGACACGGCCGCCGCTACGCCAGGAGAGCTCCTTAAGCTTTGCCGCCTGA
- the LOC4815975 gene encoding uncharacterized protein, producing MALHHLLLMIVTLSAVQAVLSPPPGYDDDSSPLQLRLEDLERERQRERERERESEQDLEQHLDVNRPPLLPNHYEWRPGVAASLPPSYVQEAAQRERDLEELRQLQRQHQQLSAGYAFPALLPASVFYVGPTAATPTHTPTAAATTAATSARLLKPIVPYDLDLQLNGIQYLGGNALPVPLPLPRPQRPTFVYNYTPSPPRLYGSRPPPGAGLGLQQSKQFTYAPPPQRSYASGHRIPLPYPPSFISITTRRPSGGYGGHQKPFRPSQPDPTPDLFAGRASKSLLDSYIPSWEVLRLLQQSQPQPHPYSSHGPVQRHTLAYPVSRHLRLVKRGSEGETVKKSLQANV from the exons ATG GCATTGCATCACCTGCTCCTAATGATCGTCACTTTGTCGGCCGTGCAGGCCGTCCTCTCGCCCCCGCCTGGCTATGATGACGACAGCTccccgctgcagctgcgcctgGAGGATCTGGAACGGGAACGACAGCgcgaacgggaacgggaacgagaATCGGAACAGGATCTGGAGCAGCATTTGGATGTGAATCGGCCGCCCCTGCTGCCCAATCACTACGAGTGGCGGCCAGGTGTGGCGGCGAGCCTACCGCCCAGCTATGTGCAAGAAGCTGCCCAGCGGGAGCGGGACCTGGAGGAGCTGCGGCAACTGCagaggcagcatcagcagctgaGTGCGGGATATGCGTTTCCCGCCCTCTTGCCGGCGAGCGTTTTCTATGT CGGACCAACagcagccacgcccacacacacgcccacagctgcagcaacaacagctgcaaCCTCCGCGAGACTCCTGAAGCCCATTGTGCCCTATGATCTCGATCTCCAGCTTAATGGCATCCAGTATCTAGGGGGCAATGCcctgcccgtgcccctgccactgccccgaCCCCAGCGGCCGACCTTTGTCTATAACTATACGCCGTCGCCGCCCAGATTGTACGGTTCCCGACCGCCACCAGGAGCAGGACTAGGATTGCAACAATCGAAGCAGTTCACCTATGCCCCACCCCCGCAGCGCAGCTATGCCTCTGGCCACCGCATACCCCTGCCCTATCCGCCCAGCTTCATCAGCATCACGACGCGACGGCCCTCGGGCGGCTACGGGGGCCACCAGAAGCCCTTTCGCCCCTCTCAGCCGGACCCCACGCCGGATCTCTTCGCCGGACGCGCGTCCAAGTCGCTCCTGGACTCGTACATACCCAGCTGGGAGGTGTTGCGCCTCCTACAGCAgagccagccacagccacatccgtACAGCAGTCATGGTCCAGTGCAGCGCCATACCCTGGCCTACCCCGTCTCCCGTCACTTGAGGTTGGTCAAGCGGGGCTCCGAGGGGGAGACCGTGAAGAAGTCGCTTCAAGCGAATGTTTAG
- the LOC4815454 gene encoding probable serine/threonine-protein kinase yakA, with translation MLCHRHIHCRLLLAGQLLVLLPLMQSSPVSSPEIANKAAQSPNSLQVQQQQQQQHQQQQQQLQQQQQQQQQQQQQQEAHLNSLSAYASGYDSLAQLQMQGQIQSQIQSQNQGQGQSHSEADPSSFKPSYKMPEMETNFTPMQTAGTPSVASLPSTPMLMQYLPAQTLQDGTGTVQYLQLIPTRPIIVPISPYLQAAAAASGNMPSPPAPSVVAAPQPDFSGRTATVLSALPPNYGALQGYATGINPAAAFRSTYRINREAKDKNYPPTFSLNLNEYLPASSGGHDASSHLYLRARS, from the coding sequence ATGCTGTGCCATCGACACATCCattgccgcctgctgctggcaggaCAACTACTGGTGCTATTGCCACTCATGCAATCCTCGCCTGTGTCCAGCCCCGAGATAGCCAACAAGGCCGCCCAGTCGCCCAACAGCCTccaggtgcagcagcagcagcaacaacaacatcagcagcaacagcagcagcttcagcagcagcaacaacagcagcaacaacagcagcaacagcaggaagCGCACCTCAACTCTCTCAGCGCATATGCCAGTGGATACGACAGCCTGGCGCAGCTCCAGATGCAGGGGCAGATCCAAAGCCAGATCCAATCACAGAACCAGGGCCAGGGACAGTCCCATTCCGAGGCAGATCCCTCCTCCTTCAAGCCCTCCTACAAGATGCCCGAAATGGAGACCAACTTCACGCCCATGCAGACTGCGGGGACGCCCAGCGTGGCCAGCCTGCCATCCACACCCATGCTGATGCAGTACCTGCCCGCCCAGACCCTGCAAGATGGCACCGGCACCGTGCAGTACCTCCAGCTGATTCCCACGCGACCCATCATCGTGCCCATCAGCCCCTATCTGCAGGCGGCTGCAGCCGCTTCGGGCAACATGCCCTCCCCGCCAGCGCCCAGTGTGGTGGCAGCCCCACAGCCTGACTTTTCCGGCCGGACAGCCACCGTGCTGAGCGCCCTGCCCCCCAACTATGGGGCATTGCAGGGATATGCCACTGGAATCAACCCTGCGGCAGCATTCCGCAGCACCTACCGCATCAATCgcgaggccaaggacaagAACTATCCGCCCACGTTTTCGCTAAACCTCAACGAGTATCTGCCCGCCTCCTCTGGGGGTCACGATGCCAGCTCTCATTTGTACCTCAGGGCACGATCGTAG